Within Cyprinus carpio isolate SPL01 chromosome A7, ASM1834038v1, whole genome shotgun sequence, the genomic segment TATCACATGCAAGAATTAGGGACACTGTTTACAGAGCAGCTAGTGGGTGACCGAATTCAGTTCTGCATGATATGAGGGGTGGGTGGAAGCAGCATGAGACCTGAGGACAATATTTAGAAAGAGGGATATTGAGCGCGGAAAAGAGCAAATGTGATTCACAGGTGGTGGATGGACGGTTCCAGGAAAAAATAAaggcatataaatgaaaaaaatacataaataaataaatacccttaGGATCTTCTGTGCTTTCCTGCAGATTTGACTTTTGTTTCACCTCAGTGTTCCTTGGATATGGAGTTGTGAGATGAAGGTTAGGTACATCGGCACTGATTGTGAGATGAAAAGAGAGCATGAGTGAGGTGTTTAAAACATGTGCCCTATTCCTAGAAATGTGATCTTTAGGCTGGTTtcacatttttttgaaaaaacacaatttgtgtattattttcaGGACTTTGCAGGTCTGTAAATCCTTGAAATCTTGTAAAAGAATCTTTTACTGAAGATTGTCTGGCAAGTGAAGCTTTGCATTTTTCACATTGAGTGTTTCCATGGAAATGATTGATATGTGCTTATAGAACATTTGCAGTGCATGAATAGATTTGCCCAAGCTTTTAGGATTGTTAGAAGCATCTTTGTTTACTGATAATAAGTTTGGCATTGTGTATGTGTATCTTTGTGCATGtggactgaaaaaaaattcaatttcagaTCACTTAACCTTTAGACACTTCTCCAAATTGTTATGATGTGATATTTGCTTTTAATGATCACCACAACAGGAGTCAAATTGCTTGATTCAAGGATGTGTCAAGTTTTATGATTCCTGcgccaaaataaaataacataaaaataaactctCAAAAAACACTGACCACACTTCAGTGCATAGTTAAAGTTGATATTATCAGCTGTCTTAGATGTGtgcttcatttgtgtttcattcacaaaactacatttttaatgatcttttagaaatctaGCCATTTCCTCCTTAGCCTGTTCCTGTTCAATCCCCCACAGAACGTTATCCCCATTACGTTCATATACAGACTGAGACCCCATCTCAGTCTTTCCTCCTCTCTGTTTTCTTAACAAAGCGAGACCTTTTTTGTTCCTTATGGCTGTGGATACTTTAACCTCTAGCAAACTAGATCTATTATTGTTGATGTTGCAGTATTTTCACAGGCAACTGGCAGACTTCAGGTAATTTGAGTTTgagtcattcattttaataggACAATTTTAGAGAGGTGGGGAATATTTGGAAATTGGCCAGATTCAGACTTGTTTAAAAGCACAATAGCTTTTACGTGTCATGATAACACGCATTACCCACAGTGCCATTGCTCAAATAGATCCAAGGAGAGACCAAATGCCCAAAAAGACAtcagaaaacaatatataaaagaGAAAAGATTAGAGAAAAGCTGGAATAAGAAAGTGCTGACTGTTACGGCAGACACAGCCTTTGTCTAAATATTCTCCAGTATTTtacatgggtaaaaaaaaaaaaaagtgttacagttTGTTATAAGTTATCATGCATTCAGAGTTTAGTGTGGGTGGAGAGTCACGTCACTTGGGGTTGCTGGGGGTCGTGTGGTAGGGGTAGAGTCCTAAACCATTTCTATACACACTCTTATGTGAAACATACGTTACATTCTGGTGAAGAGGCACAGAGACCACTGCTTTTCCCCCCAGTCCccccaaaaatacacacacacaaattggtCCTGCCTGtgccaaaaacatattttttgactCCCCCTTTTTCTTCAGTCACTCCTACCCTCCTTCCATCTCTCCAGCCCTCCCTCTCCTTCTCCCTctccccacctctctctctctctctttctctctctctcttgctggaAAATCAAGGGTCAGATTGGAAGTACTCAGCTTAGGCACAGATCACCACTGGAAAGGACAGAGAGAGGAGGGTGGAGAGAGAGTAAAAGAAGGGAAAAGTTTAATACAggtacaagaagaagaagaatgggCAACTAGGGCATTTAAGTAGGgcaaaaaaagggaaagaaagtaCAATAGAAAATAGAATAGGTGAGAGATATGGGCTGTCCAGTTCTTTGTGTTATTCTGCTGTCCTCACTACTGTGCCTCTATGGGGTACAGACTCAGGACTTGAAAGAACGGGATGCACTCTGCAGCAAGGATGGGTGCTATGTGCTCTATTTTCAGCGCAAGATCTTCCTTGACGCTTGGCGGAGCTGCAAGGAACACGGAGGGAACCTGGCCACCATCAGGCATCCAAAGGAAGCAGCAATGGTGAAGGAGCTCTTCTCGAATGTGGAACTGAGACCACACCACAGAGGCAGGGCAAATATCTGGATTGGCCTTCAGAGACAACCCCGACAATGTTCACCCACCCGACCCCTGCTTGGCTTCTCGTGGATCACTGGAGATCAGGACACCCAGTACACTAACTGGCTGCATGAGGGCTCGCCCAGTACCTGCTCATCCCCACGATGTGTGGTGATGCCTTACAGCACTGCGGCCCATGAGCAAGGGCATAATCTGAAATGGAAGGAAGGACCTTGTTCGATTTCAATGGACGGCTACCTGTGTGGGTACAACTTCCCAGGCATGTGTACAGCTATTGCTAGTGAGGGAGGTGGGAATACACTGTATAGTACCCCTTTTAACCTTCTGAGTACCCTCTTAACACATATCCCGTATGAATCAGTTGCAAATGTACCTTGTCCTGCTAAAGATGACCAATCAATTCTGTGCACAAAAAAGGAAGATGGAACTGTAGGTTGGAACAGGGAACCAcctttttgctctgatatgcctAAGACAAGCTGGTGCGATAAAGACAACGGAGGTTGCCATCACTTCTGTATTGAGGATGACTCACAACACTACTGTGATTGCAGTGAGGGCTTTCTCCTGGCTGAGGATAGGGTAAGCTGCTTTCCGTCTGACCCTTGCAATGGGGCTCATTGTGAGTTTGAGTGCTTGCCTGTGATGGATGGCTACCGCTGTGCTTGTCCTGATGGCTACATGCTGGCACCTGATGAACGGGGCTGTGTAGATGTCGATGAATGCCTACAGAGTCCCTGTGAGCATATCTGTGTAAATGCTCCCGGATCCTTTGAGTGTCGCTGCCGGGATGGCTACCGACAAGATAAAGAGGGTGCCTGTGAAGATGTGGATGAGTGTTTGGACAACCCATGTGAGTATGCATGTGAGAACACATTGGGCTCCCATATTTGCCACTGCCATCTTGGTTTTGCCCCATTACAAGAGGACCAGAGTCGCTGTCACGACATTGATGAATGTCAAATTGAAGGAACATGTGAACAGATGTGCATCAATTACGCAGGATTCTTTGAGTGCTACTGTGAAGAAGGTTATACTCTTCAGTCTGACCAATATTCCTGCAAACCCATTGGGGAGGACCTGGACACTCCCTCAACCACGGTCTCCAACCCATGGATTACTCACAGCCCCCTTTGGGAATCAGTGGATCCTGTTTACCCATGGCTCCCTCCCCCTGATTCTGGTTGGAACTGGCAGACTGAGCTGCCTAATGTGGAGACAGTTCAGACAGACCTGATTTGGACAACTGAAGAGGAACCTGATAGGACTACATGGACTGAAATCTCCCCTGAGGTCATTAATGTTGATGGTGACCTTAATCCAGAACAACCAGCTCATAATGCTTTTTCTCCACCAGTGATTCTGATGCCCGTAACAGACTATTATGAGGATGAGAGCACCATGGTTCCCACAGTCCTCCCTTCCTCCACAGCTTCAGGCGGAGCTTGGAATTGGCTCTGGTTCAGCTCAACCCAAACAAAACCTGAGACACAGGAAACTGCAACTAACCCTCTTGACCTTTTTGGAGAATTTGAGTCTTATGACCAAGTTCATGATAGTATTCACATGAATAATGATGAATCAACCACCTTTGGTCCAGGGCAACAAACTTCCACCCTGTTCCCAGTGCAGTCACGAGGAATAGAGGAGGTCATCATTGATAATGACAACAGCAGTGATCAGAGCCAAGGAACCAGCTGGCTGCTAGTTGGATTGCTAGTGCCACTTTGCATCTTCATTGTGGTGATGGTGGTTCTGGGAATTATCTATTGTACTCGCTACACTGTTAAACCACAGAACAAGAACACAAGCGATTGCTATCACTGGATTGCCGGTGCTGGTGATAATGCAGCTACTGACTTATCTGGTAGCATAACTAAATCCCATGTTTAAGCAAGTAGGACTGGACagtgtgaaaatgtaaataaattttgattttgtAACTTCACAGTAGCAAGAATTCCGAGAGGAATTTGATGAATTGAGGGTAGCACCCCATTCTTTCCCTTTGACATTTTTTATCCATAGTTATTTATTGATGTTTATCTGGACAGTCTGCTTAAGTGAAAAACGGGAGGTGGGGGACAAGGAGGAATGACTCTAAAACCACTGAACCTCATTCTCTGCTGTTCTCATGAGGCAATAAAAGTTGTTCTACTGTTGGTCACACTGGTCTCTTATTTTGCAAAACAGTTGCTCAACAGTCAAATGACAAACAAGAGAGCATTCTTAATAGATGAGGATACTTAGTTGAGTAATgtgggttatttatttttaattttgaagaaACTTTCCATCTGaattgctgtttttgtcattcGAGCGAGTCAGGTCTTACGAGATGTGTTCTCTAATTTCAATCCATTTTGACAATGTCAAGATTTTTATTCCCTGTTGTGATTTCAGTCTGATCCAGACCAAGAAAAAGGCTTTCTATCATAtgtgtttaatgttgtttttaccAAACTGTGCCTAACAGGTCTTGTAACAAGATGATTTGAAAATGCTTTCTAAGTATTGTGTGTTTAATGATAGTAATCTGACAAAAATTGCTATGGAACTGCATGTGGACAGTCTGGTCATTATGCCACACTGTGTGAGTGAAGTTGGTCATAATTCACAAGCGTTTTGAAAACAAGCAGTCAGACAATTGTGTATCAATGACTTTCCTTGATCGTTTGcagtattatgttttaatatgcgTGACGTGAAGGCTACGTGAAGGTAAGGTACagataaacttttttaaaccacaaaCCACTAAATTTCCTGCTCTAACTACTtcttgatttataaaaaaaaaaaaaaaaaaaaaaaaaaaaaaaaattattaaagtgcTCAGTAATGTTTAAAGGTCTGTATCTTcattgtttgagatgagcaatatttgttttttgatgcTGTGGCTAATGCATGCTTATAAAATCAATAGACAAGTTGTGgtttaatttgtaaaatttgCAGCTTTTTTGGATAAGAGTAAGGATCTGGAAAGGGTTTACTCAACtgtcttatttttaatgtgtcctttcaaCATTTCTCATCTCCTCACATCTTTCTTTTCTCCCTTGTTCCACATGGATACTGAGAGATATTGACAGTGGTGCAATGAAAGTACAGAACACGTTCTGTACTCAGTACCAGCTGATTATCTAATCAGATAAATCTGGCCAGACATCAGAGAGCTCCTTATACTGTCATGCAGTGTTGTGGATAATTGGCATGCTCAGCCATCACATCATCACAGGAAAAGCACTCTGGTCTAATCGCTTGAGAACTGACAGCTTCCAACATGTTTGCAGTTGTGGTTACAGTTCTGTGTGAGACGACTTTAGATTAATCTTTGGGTGGTCAGATACACTACTGCtcagatgtttggggtcagtaagtagtaaattaatattaattccgcaagaatacattaaattgcttaaaagtgacagtaaagacttcaacattgttacaaaaaaataaagataaaagcttcttttgaactttctatttatcaaagagaAATCcttaacacaaaaatgttttcaacattgatgataattaaAAGTGTTTCTTGGGGGCCAAATCAGTATGTTAGAGTGACTGTAATGTAATGTACTTGTCTTTAATTCTAAAACTGATCATAAGACTAGTGTTCAAATGTtgtaaagaatgaataaaaaaagcgTTATGACTAAATGTCAGTATCTGAtacatataattgtatttatgcaaattaagaaagcataattatatgattatattatttcttGGGAACAAttcatacaatataatttatagcCACTGCTTGAAATCATTATGCTTCCTTAAAGACATTTAACTAAttcttcaaataatatttttaaatattcttatcAACCTTCCGTAATAATTACTTATGTCAGTTCAACAAATGCTTGCAGTAATGAGTTTTATTTCAAAGGCTTGCTGAATATTTGTGTTTGCCTTATGCCCTCAGGTACTCTCACATTCAGCCCAGTGATAAGCAGCTGGGTAAAGATTTCAGCAACAGACTCTTCAAAGGAAAATGTTGGAGTATATCATGGCCTCTCCTCATTTCACATTCCACAGACGCCTCTTTCAAATTCAGCAGTGCATTAGGAGAGGGAATGGACCGATTTATGTTATGTATTCCAGAGAGTGTTTGGCATCACTGGCttagctgtgtgtctgtgtgtgtgtgactgcacgCATAACCAGTCTTACACTCTCCTACCTTTCCCAGTAAACAACCTGTCAGCTATATTAATTAAGGAGGAATTATTGTTGGAGCACTGTTCCTACATTCCACACAGCATATAggatccagtgttattttatgcCCCGTTTCCAGCACCTATGGAGGCTGATATGGCTCATTAAAAACACCCAGTGATTTCAGTCTGACATTCCATATCCTGTCAGACATGGAATATTGACAAATGTGTTCGGCATGCCTTAGTGTATTGGCATAGAGAGTACCagagttttatgtattttagtatAGAGAAACCTAGCAATCTTCGTcacaaatattatgtatttgAAGTTTAAAATCTTGTAGAAGAAGGCATTCATGAGTGTGTTTGATGTCAAGGTGTTTTccttcattctgttcattttccTCATTCCAGTTCTTATTGATTCATATCCGAATGTTCAGTTCAGCTGTAGGACTTTCTGTAAACTTGCTGGCAATTTGAATGAGTCACGTACAGGCGAGTCTTGGCTGTGCTGTATGTGGCCAATATAAGCAAATCATAACATGTATCCTTATGGACTCGCTTGGCTGCCTGCTGTAATGTTTGTTCTATGGTCAGTCATGTGTGAAAATGCAATGTGTCAGAAACTTGAAGAGGCAAAGTGTGAAGAGAAAGGTGGATCCTGTAGCCAGAGAATCTAAGAGAAGATCCAGAGAAGGATTGAGAGATGAGTTCCGGGAATTGTGAATTTCGCACGTCTAACCCTAATTTCAGTAATATGGAACCAGGCTGAATATCTCTGCATGACACCACAGCTGCCTCAAACTAGGCTTTTCATATATTAGGTTTGAATCTTTGTTTCACAGCTTTCAGTAAATTAttcagaaatgtacagttttacatTTTGGCAGATACTTCTTTAACCAAAGGACTTTAACATCATGCATTAtgtatgtgagtgagtaaatgcaGCTATAAAGGGACTGCGGAAATAGGACGAAATGAGATGTAGCTCTCTGTGAATGTTTATGATCTCATAATACCAAGAAATGTATGATAAGACTTCAGTTATTTCTCAGCAatatacattaaagggatagttcacccaaaaatgaaaattctgtcgtcgtttactcaccctcatgttgttctaaacctgtatgagttgctttcgtatgttgaacataaaataagatattttgaagattgctggtaatcaaacagttggtggttgccattgacttccatagtaggacaACAAAATACTATACTTTTGTGTTCAAcgtaagaaagcaactcatacaggtttggaacgacatgagggtgagtaaatgatgacagaattttcatttttgggtgaactattcctttaagtggcAAATTTATCAGGTACATTTGATTGTGAACAGCCCACTTTGGTGCATCATATGTCCACTGtggcttcatatttttgttctaTAAACATGGCATTCAGATGTGTTTTTCTGGATAACAATATTGTAACCTTCATTGTCTACCCGACTAAAACTACTGAACATCTCTGCAAGATCTATACTGCAAATTAGgcaaatagttttctatttatatatttgcatttacaaGCAAGCCTCATGCCTTTTAAAATGGCCACTGGGTGTTTATTAAATTTCTGTCAGCATTTATGTGAGTGCAGTATCCATCAATGACTTCCTATAGAGTTTAAATTGCTCAGTTGATGTTGGATTTTCATCAGTCGACTTCATAATCCGCTCTCAAGTGAATCTTTTTTAAAACTCCCAAAAAGGCAGACCATGTTTGTAGtctaatatacataatttatttgcaGTTAAACTATCTAAATATCTTCCATGCCCA encodes:
- the LOC109093001 gene encoding endosialin-like translates to MGCPVLCVILLSSLLCLYGVQTQDLKERDALCSKDGCYVLYFQRKIFLDAWRSCKEHGGNLATIRHPKEAAMVKELFSNVELRPHHRGRANIWIGLQRQPRQCSPTRPLLGFSWITGDQDTQYTNWLHEGSPSTCSSPRCVVMPYSTAAHEQGHNLKWKEGPCSISMDGYLCGYNFPGMCTAIASEGGGNTLYSTPFNLLSTLLTHIPYESVANVPCPAKDDQSILCTKKEDGTVGWNREPPFCSDMPKTSWCDKDNGGCHHFCIEDDSQHYCDCSEGFLLAEDRVSCFPSDPCNGAHCEFECLPVMDGYRCACPDGYMLAPDERGCVDVDECLQSPCEHICVNAPGSFECRCRDGYRQDKEGACEDVDECLDNPCEYACENTLGSHICHCHLGFAPLQEDQSRCHDIDECQIEGTCEQMCINYAGFFECYCEEGYTLQSDQYSCKPIGEDLDTPSTTVSNPWITHSPLWESVDPVYPWLPPPDSGWNWQTELPNVETVQTDLIWTTEEEPDRTTWTEISPEVINVDGDLNPEQPAHNAFSPPVILMPVTDYYEDESTMVPTVLPSSTASGGAWNWLWFSSTQTKPETQETATNPLDLFGEFESYDQVHDSIHMNNDESTTFGPGQQTSTLFPVQSRGIEEVIIDNDNSSDQSQGTSWLLVGLLVPLCIFIVVMVVLGIIYCTRYTVKPQNKNTSDCYHWIAGAGDNAATDLSGSITKSHV